In Flavivirga abyssicola, the following are encoded in one genomic region:
- the wecB gene encoding non-hydrolyzing UDP-N-acetylglucosamine 2-epimerase, producing MNITIVAGARPNFMKIAPIIEAIKNKKKDGVHINYRLVHTGQHYDKNLSDAFFEELNIPFPDNNLEVKSGTQAEQTAAIMIGFEKELEQNPCDLVMVVGDVTSTMACTIVAKKANIKVAHVEAGIRSGDMKMPEEINRIVTDSLTDYFFTTSIYANENLMKLGIPKSNIFFVGNVMIDTLRKNETRLKKPALWNDLNLSDKEYLVMTLHRPSNVDEEELLKKLVTQIVTLAKSYPIIFPVHPRTKKLLSGLDLNFNNLHYVNPLGYLEFNYLVKNAFAVLTDSGGITEETTVMNVPCITLRDSTERPETCDIGTNILVGNDPEKIENVFKILLSKSWKQGSIPDLWDGFAAKRIVNHLVDIYKL from the coding sequence ATGAATATTACTATAGTTGCTGGCGCACGGCCAAACTTTATGAAAATTGCCCCCATTATTGAAGCTATAAAGAATAAAAAAAAGGACGGGGTTCATATTAATTATAGACTTGTTCACACTGGACAACATTACGACAAAAATTTAAGTGATGCATTTTTTGAAGAACTAAATATCCCGTTTCCTGATAACAATCTTGAAGTTAAAAGTGGGACACAAGCAGAACAAACTGCTGCTATTATGATTGGTTTTGAAAAAGAATTAGAACAAAATCCGTGTGATTTGGTTATGGTTGTTGGTGATGTTACCTCAACTATGGCTTGTACTATTGTTGCTAAAAAGGCTAATATAAAAGTGGCACATGTTGAAGCAGGAATTCGTTCTGGCGATATGAAAATGCCTGAAGAAATTAACCGAATTGTGACCGATAGTTTAACCGATTATTTTTTTACAACATCAATCTACGCAAACGAAAATTTAATGAAACTCGGTATTCCAAAATCGAACATCTTTTTTGTTGGTAACGTCATGATTGATACGCTTAGAAAGAATGAAACTCGCCTAAAAAAGCCTGCGCTATGGAATGATTTAAATTTATCGGATAAAGAGTATCTGGTTATGACGCTTCATAGACCTAGTAATGTTGATGAAGAAGAACTTTTGAAAAAACTCGTCACTCAAATTGTAACATTAGCCAAGAGCTACCCTATAATTTTCCCAGTACACCCCAGAACTAAAAAACTTCTAAGTGGTTTGGATTTAAATTTTAATAACCTCCACTATGTAAACCCATTAGGTTACTTAGAATTTAATTATTTAGTAAAAAATGCTTTTGCTGTATTGACGGATTCCGGAGGTATAACCGAAGAAACTACTGTTATGAATGTGCCTTGTATTACGCTTAGGGATTCTACAGAACGCCCAGAAACTTGTGATATAGGAACCAATATTTTAGTCGGTAATGATCCTGAAAAAATTGAAAATGTTTTCAAAATATTACTTTCCAAATCTTGGAAACAAGGAAGCATACCTGATCTATGGGATGGATTTGCAGCAAAAAGAATTGTTAATCATTTAGTAGATATTTATAAGTTATAA
- a CDS encoding glycosyltransferase family 4 protein, with the protein MISVLIITNYFPPETGAASNRIFHLAEGLQKHNYKVSVLTPLPNYPTGQIFENYKGKFKSSSIENNITIHRLWIYASNSKNKLLRLIAMLSYSFSLFWFFAWNKIPKTVIIQSPPLLVAFTSVFFLRSKKRKIILNVSDLWPIAGLELGAFKKNFSYKLLEKIERFNYKHADLVLGQSNEIINHVKSLFPEKDTFLYRNYPDFIVPEIPERAGSKGKLKMVYAGLLGIAQGIYKLCQELDYTHVQFHIYGAGAEREKIQTLISNNSELDIIYHNEISRDKLHEALLSYDLTIIPLLNRIYGSVPSKIFEYARLGLPMIYFGGGEGESIIKDYRLGWVAEAGNYNDLNTVISRVNPSDLKLNNRNRIIKIAIENFDFDKQLDALIEKV; encoded by the coding sequence ATGATTAGTGTCCTCATCATAACCAATTATTTTCCTCCTGAAACCGGAGCTGCTTCAAACCGTATCTTTCATTTAGCTGAAGGCCTACAAAAGCATAATTATAAAGTATCTGTTTTAACCCCTTTACCAAATTATCCAACAGGTCAAATTTTTGAAAACTATAAAGGAAAGTTTAAAAGCTCTTCCATAGAAAACAATATTACTATTCATCGTTTATGGATTTATGCTAGTAATTCTAAAAATAAGCTCTTACGTTTAATAGCAATGCTTTCCTATAGCTTTAGTTTATTCTGGTTTTTTGCATGGAATAAAATCCCGAAAACGGTTATTATACAATCCCCACCATTATTAGTTGCTTTTACATCTGTATTCTTTTTACGATCTAAAAAACGAAAAATCATTTTAAATGTGAGTGACTTATGGCCTATTGCTGGGTTAGAGTTAGGAGCTTTTAAAAAGAATTTCAGCTATAAATTACTCGAAAAAATTGAACGCTTTAATTATAAACACGCTGATTTAGTTTTAGGACAGAGTAATGAAATTATAAATCACGTAAAATCTTTGTTTCCAGAAAAGGATACTTTTTTATATCGTAATTATCCAGATTTTATCGTACCTGAAATTCCTGAAAGAGCAGGTTCAAAAGGAAAATTAAAAATGGTATATGCTGGTTTGTTAGGCATAGCACAAGGAATTTATAAGTTGTGTCAAGAATTAGATTATACACATGTTCAATTTCATATTTATGGTGCAGGTGCTGAACGAGAAAAAATTCAAACTCTTATTTCCAACAATTCAGAATTAGATATTATATATCATAATGAAATCTCAAGGGACAAGTTACATGAGGCTCTTTTAAGCTATGATTTAACCATTATCCCGTTACTAAATAGAATTTATGGGTCTGTGCCTTCAAAAATATTTGAATACGCCAGATTAGGTTTACCTATGATTTATTTTGGTGGTGGCGAGGGAGAATCCATAATAAAAGACTATCGGTTAGGTTGGGTTGCTGAAGCGGGTAATTACAATGATTTGAATACTGTTATTTCCAGAGTTAATCCCTCTGATCTGAAATTAAATAATAGAAATAGAATAATAAAAATTGCTATTGAAAATTTCGATTTTGACAAGCAATTAGATGCGTTAATTGAAAAAGTTTAA
- a CDS encoding exopolysaccharide biosynthesis polyprenyl glycosylphosphotransferase, whose amino-acid sequence MAYTRGRYSWLLRPFLIVCDIFIINIFAYYLLNFNDEKLFFFSIRWLNDKHLLYVIYSIVCWLSTTFLLKFYKVYRYTSAQSIISLLIKQFLAYTIITFAYVGIFRSINVEAIVVIKYLLYSFLAIGVVKILSFYTLKKVRTYLKGNLRNVIIIGSGENINELKNIFKKEKELGYNIKAIFNNSKNDNTTGTINDSFSFLQKNDNIDEIYCAIDELTEKEVNDYVKYANINHCNIKFIPDTLKLFTKRLQTDYYSYLPVLSIQEVALNNEFNKLLKRCFDVVFSLFIIISIHFWLSIILFILIKLESKGPLFYRHKRNGINYKEFNCYKFRSLTTTKEEKGTYVKQNDVRITKIGKFLRRTNLDEIPQFINVLKGDMSVVGPRPHMLTYTDDYSKKIDKYNFIFRHHVKPGVTGLAQIKGYRGEVKSDKDIVNRVKYDNFYIENWSLFLDIKIILQTVLNMIKGQEKAY is encoded by the coding sequence ATGGCATATACGCGAGGTAGATATTCATGGCTGTTAAGACCTTTTTTAATAGTCTGTGATATTTTTATCATTAATATCTTTGCGTATTATTTATTGAATTTTAATGATGAAAAGTTATTTTTTTTCTCAATAAGATGGCTCAATGATAAACATTTGCTTTATGTTATTTATTCTATTGTTTGTTGGCTTTCAACAACATTCTTATTAAAGTTTTATAAAGTATATAGATATACTTCAGCGCAAAGTATAATTTCTCTTTTAATAAAACAATTTTTAGCATATACAATAATTACATTTGCTTATGTTGGTATATTTAGAAGTATAAATGTAGAAGCTATAGTTGTTATTAAATACTTACTTTACTCATTTTTAGCTATTGGAGTCGTTAAAATATTAAGTTTTTATACCTTAAAAAAGGTTCGTACATATTTAAAAGGAAATTTAAGAAACGTTATTATTATTGGTAGTGGAGAGAATATCAATGAGCTTAAAAATATATTTAAAAAGGAAAAAGAATTAGGGTATAATATAAAAGCTATTTTTAATAACTCAAAGAATGATAATACAACAGGAACAATTAATGATAGTTTTAGCTTTTTGCAAAAAAATGATAATATCGATGAAATTTATTGTGCTATCGATGAGTTAACCGAAAAAGAAGTTAATGATTATGTAAAGTATGCTAATATAAATCATTGTAATATTAAGTTTATTCCTGATACCCTCAAGCTTTTTACTAAACGACTTCAAACAGATTACTATAGTTATCTTCCTGTTTTATCTATTCAGGAAGTTGCTTTGAATAATGAATTTAATAAACTCTTGAAACGGTGCTTTGATGTTGTGTTTTCTTTGTTTATTATTATCTCTATTCATTTTTGGCTTTCAATAATTTTATTTATCCTTATTAAGCTTGAATCTAAAGGACCTTTGTTTTATAGACATAAAAGAAATGGTATTAACTATAAAGAATTTAATTGTTATAAGTTTAGGTCATTAACCACTACAAAGGAAGAGAAAGGTACCTATGTAAAACAAAATGATGTTCGTATAACGAAAATTGGAAAATTTTTACGCAGAACGAACTTAGACGAAATACCTCAATTTATAAATGTTTTAAAAGGGGACATGAGTGTTGTTGGTCCTCGACCTCATATGTTAACATATACAGATGATTATTCAAAAAAGATAGATAAGTATAACTTTATTTTCAGACACCATGTCAAACCAGGAGTAACGGGTTTAGCTCAAATTAAAGGATATAGAGGAGAGGTGAAATCTGATAAAGATATTGTTAACCGTGTTAAATATGATAATTTTTATATAGAAAATTGGTCATTGTTTTTAGACATAAAAATAATTTTGCAAACTGTACTAAATATGATAAAAGGTCAAGAAAAAGCATATTAA
- a CDS encoding UDP-glucuronic acid decarboxylase family protein: MNKKRVLITGAAGFLGSHLCDKFVSEGFNVIGMDNYITGDKKNLAHLINNQNFEFIEHDVTTYVKIEGNLDYILHFASPASPIDYLKIPIQTLKVGSLGTHNLLGVAKAKNARILVASTSEVYGDPLVHPQIEDYYGNVNTIGPRGVYDEAKRFQESITMAYHRFHGLETRIVRIFNTYGPRMRLNDGRVIPAFMGQALRGENLTVFGDGSQTRSFCYVDDQVEGIYKLLLCDYNLPVNIGNPHEITIKEFAEEIIKLTGTSQKIIYEDLPVNDPMQRQPDIALAKKLLDWEPKVDRTEGMKITFDYFKSLTEEELYKSEHKDFSSYINK; this comes from the coding sequence ATGAATAAAAAAAGAGTATTAATAACTGGAGCAGCTGGTTTCTTAGGATCTCATTTATGCGATAAATTTGTCTCGGAAGGATTTAATGTTATCGGTATGGATAACTATATAACTGGGGATAAAAAAAACCTGGCGCATTTAATTAATAATCAGAATTTTGAGTTCATTGAGCATGATGTAACTACGTATGTAAAAATAGAGGGAAACCTTGATTACATTTTACATTTTGCTTCTCCAGCTAGCCCTATAGATTATTTAAAAATACCTATTCAAACTTTAAAGGTCGGTTCTTTAGGGACTCATAATTTACTTGGAGTAGCAAAAGCAAAAAATGCCAGAATACTTGTTGCATCCACATCAGAAGTATATGGAGATCCCTTAGTACATCCACAAATAGAGGATTATTACGGAAATGTAAATACTATAGGACCTAGAGGTGTTTATGACGAAGCGAAACGATTTCAAGAATCAATTACCATGGCTTATCATCGATTTCATGGGTTAGAAACACGTATTGTACGTATATTTAATACCTATGGTCCAAGAATGCGCCTTAATGATGGTAGAGTTATCCCTGCATTTATGGGACAAGCTTTGAGAGGAGAAAATTTAACTGTATTTGGAGATGGTTCTCAAACGCGATCATTTTGTTATGTTGATGATCAGGTTGAAGGAATATATAAGTTGCTATTATGTGATTATAACCTGCCTGTTAATATTGGGAACCCCCATGAAATAACCATTAAAGAGTTTGCAGAGGAAATCATTAAACTCACAGGGACTTCCCAAAAGATAATATATGAGGACTTACCTGTAAATGATCCGATGCAGCGACAACCTGATATAGCCTTAGCTAAAAAGTTATTAGATTGGGAACCAAAAGTAGATAGAACTGAGGGGATGAAAATAACCTTTGATTATTTTAAAAGTTTAACTGAAGAAGAACTTTATAAAAGCGAACATAAAGATTTTTCTAGTTATATTAATAAGTGA
- a CDS encoding UDP-glucose dehydrogenase family protein — MKVTVVGTGYVGLVTGTCLAETGNEVLCIDIDENKINKMREGEVPIYEPHLDVLFHRNIKANRLDFSTSLEEGLEHGDIIFLALPTPEDEDGSADLSYVLGVAKSIGKIINKYKVIVDKSTVPVGTAEKVRAVIADEASVDFDVISNPEFLREGFAVDDFLKPERIVIGSNSSRATEMMEKLYKPFVRSGNPIIIMDEKSAELTKYAANSFLATKITFMNEIANFCEKVGADVDKVRIGMGTDSRIGKRFLFPGIGYGGSCFPKDVKALHKTGKDSEYDFKILESVIDVNTKQKTKLIPRIKSFFKDDLKGKKIAIWGLAFKPETDDIREAPALYMINDLLDLGATITAFDPEAMPNVDRKLGSKINFAKTMYEVLDRADALVICTEWSIFRTPNFSKLKSLMNQPVIFDGRNLYDLEEIKGEGIYYSSIGR; from the coding sequence ATGAAGGTAACAGTAGTTGGAACTGGTTATGTAGGACTAGTCACAGGAACGTGCTTAGCAGAAACAGGAAATGAAGTGCTTTGCATTGATATAGATGAAAATAAAATTAATAAAATGAGAGAGGGAGAAGTTCCTATATATGAACCTCATTTAGATGTATTATTTCATAGAAACATTAAAGCTAATAGACTCGACTTCTCAACGTCCTTAGAAGAAGGGCTGGAACATGGAGATATTATATTTTTAGCCTTACCTACACCTGAGGATGAGGATGGTTCGGCTGATTTGTCCTATGTGTTGGGTGTGGCTAAATCAATTGGAAAGATAATAAATAAATATAAAGTAATAGTTGATAAAAGTACGGTTCCAGTTGGCACAGCTGAAAAAGTGAGAGCAGTTATTGCGGATGAAGCTAGTGTCGATTTTGACGTTATATCTAACCCGGAATTCCTAAGAGAAGGTTTTGCCGTAGATGACTTTCTAAAGCCGGAGCGTATTGTAATTGGTTCGAATTCAAGTAGAGCAACAGAAATGATGGAAAAGCTTTACAAACCTTTTGTAAGGTCTGGAAATCCAATTATTATTATGGATGAGAAATCAGCAGAACTTACAAAATATGCGGCCAATTCTTTTTTAGCGACTAAAATTACTTTTATGAATGAAATTGCAAATTTCTGTGAAAAAGTGGGAGCAGATGTTGATAAGGTCCGAATTGGTATGGGAACTGATTCTCGTATTGGAAAACGTTTCTTGTTTCCAGGAATTGGTTATGGAGGTTCATGTTTTCCCAAAGATGTGAAGGCTTTGCATAAAACAGGAAAGGATTCTGAATACGATTTTAAAATATTAGAGTCAGTTATTGATGTTAATACTAAACAAAAAACAAAGCTTATTCCTAGGATAAAATCATTTTTTAAAGATGACCTTAAAGGCAAGAAAATTGCAATTTGGGGATTGGCATTTAAACCAGAAACCGATGACATAAGAGAAGCTCCGGCACTATATATGATTAATGACTTGCTGGATTTAGGTGCTACAATTACAGCATTTGATCCTGAGGCAATGCCTAATGTAGACCGAAAATTAGGGTCGAAAATTAATTTTGCAAAGACAATGTATGAAGTACTTGATCGTGCAGATGCTTTAGTGATTTGTACTGAATGGAGTATTTTTAGAACGCCTAATTTTTCAAAGTTGAAAAGTTTAATGAATCAACCTGTTATTTTTGATGGGAGAAATTTATATGATTTGGAGGAAATTAAAGGCGAAGGAATTTATTATAGTTCAATAGGGAGATAG
- a CDS encoding exopolysaccharide biosynthesis polyprenyl glycosylphosphotransferase, which produces MDLLIISLLSYFSLTKSLTDIVFFAAFWVVLSTFFSFYEVYRFTKIVKVVSLLFRLILVLGLTTTSYFYIIKSEISPEEIINFLLVLFFAFGAWRVFLHGFLKKYRLITGSNYKQVIIIGSNESTRRLEKFFQNQRSYGYRFLGYFTDKDENEKQGSIKSSFNFIIENSIDEVYCSVNELNNDQIKEFIEFSDVNIKTLKFIPDNKEIYTKALYLNHYDLMPILSLRKIPLDDPVQNLIKRSFDVVFSLAIIFFVLSWLIPILGTIIVIESRGPIFFRQNRPGIKEKGFGCYKFRSMSINSRSEESASRNDPRVTKVGRFIRRTSIDELPQFFNVLFGSMSVVGPRPHLWRQNELYGTKVPKYMVRYFAKPGITGLAQVRGYRGEIETREDIVNRTKYDIFYIENWSLLMDFNIIIQTVLNVLKGEDKAY; this is translated from the coding sequence ATGGATTTATTAATTATATCCCTTTTGTCTTATTTTTCCTTAACTAAGAGTTTAACGGATATAGTTTTTTTTGCAGCCTTTTGGGTCGTTCTTTCCACTTTTTTTTCGTTTTATGAAGTTTATAGATTTACGAAAATTGTCAAGGTTGTTTCCTTATTGTTTAGGTTAATATTAGTTTTAGGGCTAACTACTACATCATATTTTTATATCATCAAATCTGAAATTTCTCCTGAGGAAATTATTAATTTTTTATTAGTGCTCTTTTTTGCTTTTGGAGCTTGGAGGGTGTTTTTGCATGGTTTTTTGAAAAAATATAGGCTGATAACTGGGAGCAATTATAAACAAGTTATCATAATAGGATCTAATGAATCAACCAGACGATTGGAGAAATTTTTTCAAAATCAAAGATCATATGGATATAGATTTTTAGGTTATTTTACTGATAAAGATGAAAATGAAAAACAAGGGAGTATTAAAAGCAGTTTTAATTTTATAATTGAAAACTCAATAGATGAAGTTTATTGTTCTGTTAATGAACTAAACAATGATCAAATCAAAGAATTTATAGAATTCTCTGATGTCAATATAAAAACCTTAAAATTCATTCCAGATAATAAAGAAATATATACTAAGGCTTTATATTTAAATCATTATGATTTGATGCCCATTTTATCTTTGCGTAAGATTCCTTTAGATGATCCCGTGCAAAATCTAATAAAGAGAAGTTTTGATGTAGTTTTCTCGTTAGCCATAATATTTTTTGTGTTGTCTTGGCTGATTCCAATCTTGGGAACCATAATAGTGATTGAGAGTAGGGGACCGATTTTTTTTAGGCAGAATCGTCCGGGAATAAAGGAAAAAGGTTTTGGATGTTATAAATTCAGATCTATGAGCATTAATTCAAGATCGGAGGAATCGGCATCAAGGAATGATCCGAGGGTAACTAAAGTTGGGCGGTTTATCAGAAGAACAAGTATTGATGAATTGCCGCAATTTTTTAATGTATTGTTTGGTTCAATGTCTGTAGTCGGGCCAAGACCCCATTTATGGAGACAAAACGAATTATATGGTACTAAAGTTCCAAAATATATGGTCAGATATTTTGCGAAACCAGGAATTACAGGTTTGGCACAAGTTAGAGGGTACCGAGGTGAAATTGAAACGAGAGAGGATATTGTAAACAGAACGAAATATGATATTTTTTATATAGAAAATTGGTCTTTGCTTATGGACTTTAATATAATAATACAAACTGTATTAAACGTGCTTAAAGGAGAAGATAAAGCCTATTAA
- a CDS encoding WcaI family glycosyltransferase yields MNKITLISGYYYPEDTAIGLYNKQMVDYLTGMGYDVNIITGFPSYPQWKIRDDYKKKKTFLKEKDGNSTIYRYKQYVPSKPTFFKRILLLLDFTLGSFINVFKIKECDIVISVVPHTSTIFLGWILKRRRKAKLWNHIQDFEFDAVKETGLTSGDNIIKKSLFNLLFRMEKRLLNQGDINSTISHRMISHLKDKSNSDSFYFPNWIDVSKINPSNYETHDYLKSSRFKILYSGNIGDKQDWDFFVLFAKKLMNLEVEILVVGDGAKREWLCDNIRNFDNVKYYPPVKYSELSSLLCSADLHILFQKNNVVDSVMPSKLLGMMASSRPSLITGGDGSEVKVVVNNSNGGVYLSNVDVEECVSVVKSLLNSKEKLLDLGLNARNYIVKHFSSNEVLQSFENKLSEIV; encoded by the coding sequence TTGAATAAAATAACATTAATAAGTGGGTACTATTACCCGGAAGATACAGCTATAGGTTTATATAACAAACAAATGGTAGATTATCTCACTGGTATGGGCTATGATGTGAATATAATTACGGGTTTTCCAAGCTACCCTCAATGGAAAATAAGAGATGATTATAAAAAGAAAAAAACCTTTTTAAAAGAAAAAGATGGTAATAGTACTATATATAGGTATAAACAGTACGTGCCTTCTAAGCCAACTTTTTTTAAAAGAATATTATTACTATTAGATTTTACACTAGGATCTTTTATCAATGTATTTAAAATAAAAGAGTGTGATATTGTTATTAGTGTTGTGCCTCATACTAGTACAATTTTTCTTGGCTGGATTTTAAAACGAAGAAGAAAAGCTAAATTATGGAATCATATACAAGATTTCGAATTTGATGCTGTAAAGGAAACAGGGCTAACTTCAGGAGATAATATTATTAAAAAAAGTCTATTTAATCTTTTATTCAGGATGGAGAAAAGGCTATTAAATCAGGGGGATATTAACAGTACAATTAGCCATAGAATGATTAGCCATCTTAAAGATAAATCGAATTCGGATTCATTTTATTTTCCAAATTGGATAGATGTAAGTAAAATAAACCCCTCTAATTACGAAACACATGATTATTTAAAATCCTCAAGATTTAAAATTCTTTATTCTGGAAATATTGGTGATAAACAAGATTGGGACTTCTTTGTTTTATTTGCTAAGAAATTGATGAATCTTGAAGTGGAAATTTTAGTTGTTGGAGATGGAGCTAAAAGGGAATGGCTATGCGATAATATTAGGAACTTTGATAATGTTAAATATTACCCTCCTGTGAAGTATAGCGAATTATCTAGTTTATTATGTAGTGCAGATTTACATATTTTATTTCAGAAAAACAATGTCGTAGATTCTGTTATGCCCTCTAAATTGCTAGGAATGATGGCTAGTTCCAGACCATCATTGATTACGGGTGGAGACGGGTCTGAGGTCAAGGTTGTTGTAAATAATTCTAATGGAGGTGTTTATCTATCAAATGTAGATGTTGAAGAATGTGTTTCAGTCGTAAAAAGTTTGTTGAACTCAAAAGAAAAGTTATTGGATTTAGGGTTAAATGCCAGAAATTATATAGTTAAACATTTTTCTTCAAATGAAGTACTTCAAAGTTTCGAAAATAAACTGTCTGAAATAGTCTAA
- a CDS encoding putative colanic acid biosynthesis acetyltransferase, with protein sequence MQNLKLYKTPKDFRGRSKAFVQIWWAVQALLFRPSPQLLYGWRRFLLRLFGARIGKNVIIRPTVQIVYPWKVSIGDYSWIGDDVNLYSLGEINIGENTVISQKSYLCTGTHDYKRKDFPIRNAKIIIENNCWIATDVFIAPGITIGKGTVVGARSSVFNDLPEMKICIGNPAKPIKDREIE encoded by the coding sequence ATGCAAAACTTAAAATTATATAAAACACCTAAAGATTTTAGAGGAAGGTCTAAAGCTTTTGTTCAAATATGGTGGGCGGTTCAAGCATTACTTTTTAGACCGTCACCGCAATTATTGTATGGTTGGAGGCGGTTTTTGCTAAGACTTTTTGGTGCGAGAATAGGAAAAAATGTAATTATTAGGCCCACAGTGCAAATTGTATACCCATGGAAAGTCTCAATAGGTGATTACAGTTGGATAGGCGATGATGTGAATTTATATAGCTTGGGAGAAATTAACATCGGGGAAAACACGGTAATATCTCAAAAGTCTTATCTCTGTACGGGTACACATGATTATAAAAGAAAGGACTTTCCAATTAGAAATGCAAAAATAATAATAGAAAATAATTGTTGGATTGCTACAGATGTATTTATCGCCCCGGGCATTACAATAGGTAAGGGTACTGTTGTTGGAGCTAGAAGTAGTGTTTTTAATGACCTCCCAGAAATGAAAATATGTATAGGTAATCCCGCAAAGCCAATAAAAGATAGAGAAATTGAATAA
- a CDS encoding O-antigen ligase family protein: MLAAFPLMKENINSITIIIAAFFVLLNTIIFKKTLMFNKQLLLFTLIFWLFFFHEFLTMDFNIKRVLLHLPFLVFPVLFHFKPDYLDKTIMEISIIVFQGSVSLASCCYLVHFLGEYNVDKLFFIDKYNIPLFRDFIFRNSPLHIHPTYFSSFLLVSFTVSAYKTLRKKTNLKFTLVNVFNVVFTTFMIFLFSSRIIILLLFITIFALLLLFLKSFNEKKIWFYSILISLFIIMTLLPFKQILSQRFNEVLTDYKRPVKENYHNSTNMRIAILKCSFVLMENLPLFGYGDELQSNLNFCYENSFNSNFSKNKNYNTHNYYLNLVLYGGWFFVLFFLSYIILVIRKIRGSTLALLLLFQLLIVNLSENYLSRHYGIVTFNYFICLLYFFSDEKISFLNAGVKN; this comes from the coding sequence ATGCTTGCCGCATTTCCATTAATGAAGGAAAATATTAACTCTATTACAATAATTATTGCTGCATTTTTTGTTTTATTAAATACTATTATTTTTAAAAAAACATTAATGTTTAATAAACAACTTTTATTGTTTACACTAATCTTTTGGTTATTCTTTTTCCATGAATTTTTGACTATGGATTTTAATATCAAAAGAGTCTTATTGCATTTGCCTTTTTTAGTTTTTCCTGTTTTATTTCATTTTAAGCCAGATTATTTAGATAAGACAATTATGGAAATTTCTATAATTGTCTTCCAGGGATCAGTATCATTGGCAAGTTGTTGTTATTTGGTCCATTTTCTTGGTGAGTATAACGTCGATAAGTTGTTTTTTATAGACAAATATAATATACCTTTATTTAGAGATTTTATTTTTAGGAATTCACCTTTACATATTCATCCTACTTATTTTTCTTCCTTTCTTCTGGTAAGCTTTACCGTATCTGCTTATAAAACCCTTAGAAAAAAAACAAATCTAAAATTCACTTTAGTAAATGTTTTTAATGTAGTTTTTACAACGTTTATGATTTTTTTGTTTAGCAGCAGAATTATTATCCTTTTATTATTTATAACAATATTTGCTTTATTACTACTTTTCTTAAAAAGCTTTAATGAAAAAAAGATTTGGTTTTATTCTATTTTAATCAGCTTGTTCATTATAATGACTTTGTTGCCTTTCAAGCAAATATTGTCACAAAGATTTAATGAGGTATTAACGGATTACAAGAGGCCTGTGAAAGAAAATTATCATAACTCTACCAATATGAGGATAGCTATTTTGAAATGCTCATTTGTTTTAATGGAAAATCTTCCACTATTTGGATATGGAGATGAACTCCAAAGTAACCTAAACTTTTGTTACGAAAACTCATTTAACAGTAATTTCTCAAAAAACAAGAACTATAATACTCATAATTATTATTTAAATCTTGTTTTATATGGAGGCTGGTTTTTTGTATTATTTTTTCTGAGTTATATAATTCTAGTGATTAGAAAAATTAGGGGATCAACATTAGCGCTTTTATTGTTGTTTCAATTGTTGATTGTTAATTTATCTGAAAACTATTTGTCTAGGCATTATGGCATAGTGACATTTAATTATTTTATTTGCCTTTTATATTTTTTCAGTGACGAGAAAATATCATTTTTGAATGCAGGTGTAAAAAATTGA